In Plasmodium knowlesi strain H genome assembly, chromosome: 7, one DNA window encodes the following:
- a CDS encoding dynein intermediate chain, putative, with translation MKANIVEKKKKKKLQAVLGEAKGGEGDGLENEKRKMSIQNGKNETFTRFLFPKNPRAYANLVEFSFANDEFTSVDQVDHTVFHLDMKSCLVQRESEDGKKQIELVKKKIEKANSFTVLKDNDYVYHKPKNCFDYIDRYAQTVPVSFKDEATKTEPQEINEICDTVCQSIIYDAYLQEFHKVSNEEDKEKDRYNENAKNEDERGKKYDSNANFGLDGGSDVGSRNLSDDAKLATVLFSSDSSSNDGSDAISEEDSGSVEKDSWKNSGGEGSGDYDVEAGQHDHGSYEQLVEQNDNLDDEDDDGDDGNNGDGHVDVSVAVKVDQMKGEDEEAGELPKEGHNKDANGGAEGNEEVNDGTHTSTVAEGEKVEEESLEKGKTDMKGVPRGRGKIGEKNNTQQVPSKHGMKKKKKKESISGKHELYFINYKDMKEKTHKELNFIYKDGKVKKSDEKILEKKVFLKTLKLMDRIYNKNNEEEIYLSYKNKINKNTLTKLWIFSIPFFNQLVVTDMKFHPFYEDLFAISFKNNDIKINTGILCCFTFKNTKNPEHILKTDFPIYSIEWSGINHSVLIIGLSNGNICIYDLKKKKNEGLIFESNIKEIYNRDIISQIYFDKKNKSFYSISYDGHMFCWKYNNKFTVGDKLLTLKKDWDEDFKDPVNFVHTQSITCIDFNPFQKNLFLIGTTTGKIYLYSSTFSDNHLRLYNEHCMSVNSVSYNPFKRGIFISASYDWTIRIWDQTRSRSLLVLDIKECVYDARWSPIVSTCFFVISSDNHGHLHIYDLSVDINKAIITELITRKKTLRKLCVNKFNEIILIGDDSGLLHSYKVSYAFNPSYVDYLRGKLGRSFQIQMMNSFLTKVQ, from the exons ATGAAGGCAAACatagtggagaaaaaaaagaagaaaaagttgcAGGCAGTACTAGGGGAAgccaaggggggggagggcgATGGgctggaaaatgaaaagaggaaaatgtcTATTCAAAATGGT AAAAACGAAACCTTTACTCGATTTCTATTTCCAAAAAATCCAAGAGCATACGCGAACCTGGTTGAGTTTTCTTTTGCCAATGATGAGTTCACGTCGGTAGATCAAGTGGACCACACCGTCTTCCACCTAGACATGAAATC ATGCCTTGTGCAACGCGAGAGCGAAGATGGCAAGAAGCAGATAGAGttggtgaaaaagaaaatagaaaaggctAATTCCTTCACGGTTTTGAAAGACAACG ATTACGTCTACCATAAGCCCAAGAACTGTTTCGATTACATCGATAGATACGCACAGACGGTCCCTGTCTCCTTCAA GGACGAAGCGACAAAGACGGAACCGCAGGAAATAAACGAAATATGCGATACGG TTTGCCAGTCGATAATCTACGATGCGTATTTGCAGGAGTTTCATAAAGTTTCCAACGAGGAAGACAAG gaaaaagatAGATACAACgaaaacgcaaaaaatgaagacgaGCGCGGGAAGAAATACGACTCAAATGCAAATTTCGGATTAGACGGAGGCTCTGATGTCGGTTCAAGGAATCTCTCCGACGATGCGAAACTTGCAACGGTTCTGTTTTCATCAGATAGCTCAAGTAATGATGGTTCTGATGCGATCAGTGAAGAAGACAGTGGGAGTGTGGAGAAAGATAGTTGGAAGAACTCCGGGGGGGAAGGTAGCGGAGATTACGATGTAGAGGCGGGGCAGCATGACCATGGGAGTTACGAACAGTTGGTTGAACAGAATGATAACCTtgacgatgaagatgatgatggGGACGATGGAAACAATGGCGATGGTCATGTAGATGTTTCCGTGGCGGTTAAGGTTGATCAGATGAAAGGAGAGGACGAAGAGGCGGGAGAATTGCCTAAGGAGGGTCACAACAAAGACGCCAATGGTGGAGCAGAAGGGAATGAAGAAGTGAACGACGGAACGCATACAAGCACAGTGGCAGAAGGCGAAAAAGTAGAAGAGGAAAGCcttgaaaagggaaagacaGATATGAAAGGGGTAccaagaggaagaggaaaaattggTGAAAAGAACAACACGCAACAAGTTCCCAGCAAacatggaatgaaaaaaaaaaaaaaaaaagaatccatCAGTGGAAAACATGAACTATATTTTATTAACTACAAAgacatgaaggaaaagacaCATAAGGAGTTGAACTTCATTTATAAAGAtgggaaagtaaaaaaaagtgatgaaaaaattttagaaaaaaaagtttttttgaAAACATTAAAATTGATGGATAGAATatacaacaaaaataatgaagaggaaatttatttaagttacaaaaacaaaataaataaaaatacttTAACGAAATTGTGGATTTTCtccatccctttttttaatcaatTAGTTGTTACGGACATGAAATTTCATCCTTTCTATGAAGATTTATTTGCCAtctcatttaaaaataatgatatTAAAATCAATACAGGAATATTATGTTGCTTTACGTtcaaaaatacgaaaaatCCTGAACATATTTTGAAAACAGATTTCCCCATTTACTCCATTGAGTGGTCTGGAATTAACCATTCCGTCCTTATCATTGGATTGTCCAATGGaaacatatgtatttatgatttaaaaaaaaaaaaaaatgaaggactTATATTTGAAAGtaatataaaagaaatatataacaGAGACATAATCTCACAGAtttattttgataaaaaaaataaatctttttattccatttcttATGATGGGCATATGTTTTGTTGGAAGTACAATAACAAATTTACTGTTGGAGATAAATTGCTGACACTGAAAAAGGATTGGGATGAAGATTTCAAGGATCCTGTGAACTTTGTACACACGCAGTCTATCACATGTATCGATTTCAATCCCTTCCAGAAAAACCTCTTTCTCATTGGAACAACAACGGGGAAAATATATCTCTACTCTAGCACCTTTTCCGACAACCATCTTCGCCTCTACAATGAACACTGCATGTCGGTGAACTCCGTTTCTTACAACCCCTTCAAACGAGGAATCTTCATTTCGGCATCTTACGACTGGACCATTCGCATATGGGACCAGACACGCTCACGCTCGCTCCTCGTCTTGGACATTAAGGAG TGCGTGTACGATGCCCGATGGAGCCCTATTGTGTCGACATGCTTCTTTGTCATCAGCTCCGACAACCATGGTCACCTCCATATTTACGATTTAAGCGTAGACATAAACAAAGCTATCATCACGGAACTCATAACGAGAAAGAAAACGCTTCGCAAACTTTGTGTAAACAAATTTAACGAAATCATTCTGATTGGAGATGACAGTGGGCTCCTTCATTCTTACAAAGTGTCATATGCCTTTAATCCGTCGTATGTGGATTATCTGCGGGGCAAGCTGGGTCGCTCCTTTCAGATCCAAATGATGAATTCCTTTCTAACAAAGGTGCAGTAG
- a CDS encoding tetratricopeptide repeat protein, putative, giving the protein MIYLQGKCRPIGIKEEDINDENYNLIKNILKDEEVHVHNWIEISLLYYKKKYYKLFLDLTKEGENVYLSKNDDRGVKKELDEKDPSKDGSNFYTLLLLYHLEKIINAKNVNKEDELKIKLENLINQIERRRNDLLQRGMEVDMHAHMSSKKVGSIPWETYDYLSPHLSKAIYNVNMYLYLLNKYDRKRGANYFVRPRTSPPDGGDDGDGGDNDDDEQQPSEEKVKHEYINPLNYLMESISILTHLVKKNKYDFVAAIYLSLSLCLTYKLDVCIEFSSHLLVRVIKLENFLKSLVFTYQGLLDPVREESPTAEKGGATTWFSKFMSGEKRGTENTDKLGDKSWSHSGRDHTGGEEHLYKCIRLRNLLRTLRKLKAIIKYIIGICYVKKKEWSTASFCLTETIKLDGHPQAYLTNGYLLLMNYIGKIAQCNDFVKDGIHWGVGDGGIVHMEGKNFAHMKEHPLLHLERLPPGWMKNDIRKIPVKDIINLTLIRYYDYLRRGIVKYSKGIENYLRKENSSCHIEKNDIYEYDESIEMANNENGYLKKNHEHVHLSESIIYLYLDLCEIWLMQGDTKSVMLLKLIKDKINFNYINKKCLSKYYFLIGMYHHHIVKNIKRALKYFYKGFQIYDNHVNRYYHTICLIQLKKYSKAKKNILFFFQKCRNAYFVKLYVFFFLHTANLFLNFNVMYEGTNDIALPHGETAVGIETKKCNDKDKPKHVSVRSKYMKSNQNEHSMKVVLRMLQHLMNVLETHSYLFHNDLDMKLMKIKIRELLLTKYNHEGMIEYNKELNQVEGIRTFFRQKNKPRKISYELINNYIISLFFCDEKERSVELMELLKREIFIKVKRFSSYYSYAFCDKAPGPHLSLDKEEHRLSPPKEALSAERNNRRKRSASSPESTNKRSKRNGSGSPCEEVITRITPEEEAITGEAKQKRGLLRFSIRRNRIKLYHLDAVLRNHRIKEFKQVMVNEGAKLPKHVYIKRSNRQRYKEIINYLKRIYLTISFNSAVLEEYLGYKDSSIQTYKLYTEMYKTYEGAFIRLANVYIQMKNFSKAKEVIDKGLRTNPQSVNLFLQKAYIHVVRKYYDYCIYALEKLKKNEHLKDDVLINTYLVIIKFCKLKRAKNKEEKNQIVNEIYTQINLLGRRRSNFFVSSLISILLSVNNKYDFSSEAFQLLIDSNKKQSFYCQSALRNFVLHMFNHLMRTNEMMKNKLFLKKINLFFNLSLKNGINDKQFFLCYANFLHLIENFEDAILFLYSAYVKWVHDMSILNTLIICIDSFVSKYLSSDYVELTDILLMGDLICFSFCAIHTLLRFKHLATSAELLASDEQHNYYKEGDAIIEVRREDIEHLASRKYLINTYKKFEEKIRPYIESSVPSMVKQKKMYNQKKINLQKKIYEDKKRKKILEMEKLKSQQSVHEELLRDVSELTYHMNERGMGMTALEEEEKDASQEDGEMPPQKGYGEERGHDDRDDGDDGEEFSFNKESANSNGATDKEEKPVEGDISDGDPEYVDGSSSSSDLFEEKKPKKRKKVID; this is encoded by the exons ATGATATACCTGCAAGGAAAGTGTCGACCGATAGGTATTAAGGAAGAGGATATAAATGATGAGAACTATAAcctgataaaaaatattttgaaggATGAAGAGGTGCATGTACATAACTGGATAGAAATCAGTCTGCTCTATTACAAGAAAAAGTACTACAAGCTTTTTTTGGACCTGActaaagaaggggaaaatgtttATCTGAGCAAAAATGATGACAGAGGGGTGAAGAAAGAACTGGATGAGAAGGACCCCTCGAAAGACGGATCGAATTTTTACACTCTCCTCCTACTATAccacttggaaaaaataataaacgcAAAGAATGTGAACAAGGAAGATGAGTTGAAAATAAAGTTGGAAAATTTAATCAATCAGATtgagaggaggaggaacgaCCTTCTCCAAAGGGGGATGGAAGTCGACATGCATGCCCATATGTCAAGTAAGAAGGTGGGGTCGATTCCCTGGGAAACCTACGACTACTTATCCCCACATCTATCTAAAGCCATTTACAACGTTAATATGTATCTGTACCTGCTTAACAAGTATGACCGGAAGAGAGGCGCCAACTATTTTGTAAGACCAAGGACATCTCCCCCTGATGGAGGTGACGATGGCGATGGAGgtgataatgatgatgatgagcaGCAACCATCAGAAGAGAAGGTAAAACATGAATACATCAATCCTTTGAATTATTTAATGGAGAGCATATCCATATTAACCCATCtggtaaaaaagaataagtaCGATTTTGTCGCCGCCATATATTTGTCTCTCTCATTATGTCTAACGTACAAGTTAGATGTGTGTATTGAGTTCTCTTCCCACCTCCTGGTAAGGGTTATAAAATtggagaattttttaaaatcccTTGTTTTTACTTATCAAGGGTTGTTAGATCCTGTGAGGGAAGAATCTCCCACCGCGGAGAAGGGAGGAGCCACAACCTGGTTCTCCAAATTTATGAGTGGTGAAAAAAGGGGTACTGAAAATACTGATAAGCTTGGAGACAAGTCTTGGTCTCATAGCGGAAGGGATCATACAGGAGGGGAAGAACACCTCTATAAGTGCATTCGATTAAGAAATTTGCTACGCACTCTGAGAAAACTCAAGGCAATAATAAAGTACATTATTGGTATCTGTTAcgtgaagaagaaggagtggAGCACTGCCTCCTTCTGTCTAACTGAGACCATCAAACTTGATGGACATCCCCAGGCATACTTAACCAATGGATACTTGCTCCTGATGAACTACATAGGGAAAATCGCTCAGTGCAATGACTTTGTGAAAGATGGAATACATTGGGGGGTTGGAGATGGAGGCATCGTCCAtatggaagggaaaaattttgCCCATATGAAGGAACATCCTTTACTCCATTTGGAGCGCCTCCCGCCTGGTTGGATGAAAAACGATATTCGAAAAATTCCCGTTAAGGATATTATTAACTTGACATTGATACGTTATTACGATTACCTAAGACGCGGTATAGTGAAGTAttcaaaaggaatagaaaattatttaaggAAAGAGAATTCCTCTTGTCACATTGAGAAGAACGATATATACGAATATGATGAATCTATCGAGATGgcaaataatgaaaatggcTATTTGAAAAAGAATCACGAACATGTACATTTGTCGGAGAGTATCATCTATCTGTATCTGGATTTGTGCGAAATATGGCTGATGCAGGGAGATACAAAATCCGTTATGCTTTTAAAACTGATAAAGGATAAGATAAACtttaattatattaataaaaagtGTCTTTCTAAATATTATTTCCTCATTGGTATGTATCACCATCATAttgtgaaaaatatcaagAGGGCTCTCAAGTACTTTTACAAGGGGTTTCAAATTTATGATAACCATGTGAACAGGTACTATCATACCATTTGCTTGATCCAATTGAAGAAGTATAGTAAAGctaagaagaatattttgtttttttttcagaaatgTAGAAATGCCTATTTCGTAAaattatatgtttttttcttcctgcacacggcaaatttatttttaaattttaatgtCATGTATGAGGGTACCAATGATATTGCACTTCCCCATGGAGAGACCGCTGTGGGGATCGAgacgaaaaaatgcaacGACAAAGACAAACCGAAGCATGTTTCAGTTCGAAGCAAATATATGAAGAGCAACCAGAATGAACATTCCATGAAAGTTGTCCTACGAATGTTGCAACATCTGATGAACGTTCTTGAAACACACAGTTATTTGTTCCATAACGATTTGGATATGAAGctaatgaaaataaagataCGTGAACTGCTCTTAACCAAGTACAACCATGAGGGGATGATAGAATATAATAAGGAACTCAACCAAGTGGAAGGCATCAGAACGTTTTTCAGGCAAAAGAATAAACCTCGAAAAATATCCTATGAGCTGATAAATAATTATatcatttctctttttttttgtgatgaaAAGGAACGCAGTGTGGAATTAATGGAATTGCTCAAGAGGGAAATCTTCATCAAGGTGAAGCGCTTCTCCAGTTACTACTCCTATGCCTTTTGCGACAAGGCTCCCGGTCCACATCTCTCCCTGGATAAGGAAGAACATAggctttccccccccaaggAGGCACTTTCCGCTGAAAGGAACAACCGACGAAAGCGCAGTGCATCCTCTCCGGAGAGCACGAACAAGAGATCCAAGAGGAATGGGAGCGGATCGCCCTGTGAAGAAGTAATTACAAGGATTACACCTGAGGAAGAGGCCATCACAGGTGAAGCCAAACAGAAGAGAGGCCTCCTTCGCTTCAGTATACGTCGAAACAGAATAAAATTGTATCACCTGGACGCTGTTTTGCGCAATCATCGAATCAAGGAGTTTAAGCAGGTTATGGTGAATGAAGGAGCGAAACTTCCAAAgcacgtatatataaaaagaagcaacCGGCAGAGATACAAGGAAATAATTAACTACTTGAAGAGGATATACCTAACCATATCCTTTAACAGTGCGGTGTTGGAAGAGTACCTGGGTTATAAGGATTCTTCCATACAGACATACAAATTGTACACAGAGATGTACAAGACATACGAAGGCGCCTTCATCAGGTTAGCAAACGTTTACAtacaaatgaagaatttCTCAAAGGCGAAGGAGGTGATAGATAAAGGGTTACGGACAAATCCCCAATCCGTAAACCTCTTCCTACAAAAGGCTTATATACATGTGGTTAGGAAGTATTACGATTATTGTATATACGCATTggagaagttaaaaaaaaatgaacacttGAAGGACGACGTTTTGATAAATACGTATTTGGTTAtcataaaattttgtaaacttaaaagggcaaaaaataaagaagaaaaaaatcagatAGTAAACGAAATATACACGCAAATAAATTTGTtagggagaaggagaagcaacTTCTTTGTGTCTAGTCTAATATCGATACTTCTAAGTGTTAATAACAAATACGATTTTTCCAGCGAAGCATTTCAATTGTTAATTGACTCAAATAAGAAGCAGAGTTTTTATTGTCAGTCGGCGTTAAGGAACTTTGTCCTACATATGTTTAACCACTTGATGAGAACAAATgagatgatgaaaaataaattatttttaaaaaaaataaatttattttttaatttaagcTTAAAGAATGGTATTAACGACAAGCAGTTTTTTCTCTGTTATGCAAATTTTCTACATCTCATTGAAAACTTTGAGGATGCCATTCTTTTCCTATACAGCGCATacgtaaagtgggttcatgACATGTCTATTTTGAATACCCTCATCATTTGTATTGATTCTTTTGTTTCCAAGTATCTCAGTTCCGATTATGTGGAGTTGACAGACATTTTGCTTATGGGAGATTTGAtctgtttctccttctgcgCTATTCATACTCTCTTGCGGTTTAAGCATCTTGCCACCTCGGCTGAGCTCCTCGCGTCAG ATGAACAACACAACTACTACAAAGAAGGAGATGCCATCATCGAAGTGAGGAGGGAAGACATCGAGCACTTAGCGAGCAGGAAGTACCTAATCAACACGTACAAAAAgtttgaagagaaaataaggCCATATATTGAAAGTAGTGTGCCCAGCATGGtcaagcagaaaaaaatgtataaccaaaaaaaaataaatttacaaaaaaaaatttacgaagataaaaagagaaaaaaaattttggaaatggAGAAACTCAAGAGTCAACAAAGTGTACATGAGGAATTGCTCAGAGATGTTAGTGAACTCACGTACCACATGAACGAACGGGGGATGGGAATGACAGCcctggaggaggaagagaaagacgCCTCTCAGGAAGACGGAGAAATGCCCCCACAAAAGGGATATGGTGAAGAGCGGGGGCATGACGACCGAGACGACGGCGATGACGGAGAAGagttttcttttaataaagAAAGTGCCAACTCGAATGGAGCAACTgacaaggaggaaaaaccTGTCGAAGGAGACATCTCCGATGGTGATCCAGAATATGTGGACGGTTCTTCTAGCAGCTCAGATCTCTTCGAGGAGAAGAAAccgaaaaagaggaaaaaagtaatagACTAA
- a CDS encoding ribosome production factor 1, putative, whose product MNKKEKKKLRYMTKEKQYSIEEIDKIDVKRYNELSRYSKNKNKRNALKGKAYVKKLILRKQKKDEIKKKKSLNIPVEKKIPRSIERLAIFDENKINAENEKFLLNEKCIDEFSDYFKQGKEPNIVITSIKRPSKNTILFMKELSLTFPHIFYEPRLDHSIEFLMSNSVQNNFSTFILIEEGIDKHPKYMFISTLPNGPTAKYSLTNVLYAHKKKTDIEITTLPPEVYITNFNTFIGERIKRQLHTLVPFKPAYKSQKVVVFYNQRDFIFFRHFKYNFLNKKKCTLNEIGPGFTLQLLSLKDGLINDKEKMYEFVLRPDMKVNRKKMYL is encoded by the exons atgaacaaaaaggagaaaaaaaagctgcGTTACATGACCAAGGAGAAACAGTACTCCATCGAagaaattgataaaattgatGTAAAACGATACAACGAATTGTCTAGATATtccaaaaacaaaaataaaagaaatgctCTAAAGGGAAAGGCATATGTGAAGAAATTAATTCTCCgtaaacaaaagaaagatgaaataaaaaaaaagaaatcttTAAACATTcctgtggagaaaaaaatccccAGAAGTATAGAACGGCTAGCCATctttgatgaaaataaaattaacgcggaaaatgaaaaatttttattaaatgaaaaatgtatagACGAATTTAGTGATTATTTTAAACAGGGGAAAGAACCAAACATTGTTATAACGTCCATAAAGAGACCATCGAAAAACACCATTTTGTTTATGAAAGAATTGTCGTTAACATTtcctcatattttttatgaaccaAGATTGGATCATTCAATTGAATTTCTTATGAGTAATTCCGTgcagaataatttttccacttttatctTAATCGAAGAGGGAATAGACAAGCACCCTAAGTATATGTTCATATCAACTTTGCCCAACGGCCCCACGGCGAAATACTCACTCACCAATGttttatatgcacataaGAAGAAGACTGACATTGAAATAACGACTTTGCCACCGGAGGTCTACATCACCAACTTTAATACCTTCATTGGGGAACGGATAAAGCGTCAGCTCCACACCTTGGTTCCCTTCAAGCCTGCATATAAATCACAGAAGGTCGTCGTTTTTTACAATCAGCGagattttatcttttttcgCCACTTTAA GTACAACTTCCTcaacaaaaagaaatgcaCATTGAACGAAATTGGCCCGGGTTTCACCCTACAGCTCCTCAGTCTTAAG GATGGGCTGATTAAcgataaggagaaaatgtaCGAGTTTGTGCTACGCCCAGATATGAAGGTTAACAGGAAGAAGATGTACTTGTAA
- a CDS encoding NifU-like scaffold protein, putative, giving the protein MRNIILEGSFTLLVSLFLCAKNAGSLKHPQTTLLFLHNSSELFQNDTLSVLRNKTNIQSKKKISRFKIQSSEEKQKDGGLHYDLTPENVEKVLNLIRPKLQIDNGDVELVDIKNNDLYIKLLGNCVTCSSNSVTVSQVIKKTLKMYIRNEKNEEPNVIITNFDEINEENIYGCLSDLKPYFDFLKVKVVITDLMKNKENINNSVSLVFKKVNPAGSDDADGEVDGETDGQGSRNADPYAEPVKIPFSVKSEITERLKQKFPTLVVNFEN; this is encoded by the exons ATGAGGAACATTATATTGGAAGGCAGCTTCACACTTTTAGTGTCCCTTTTCttgtgtgcaaaaaatgcAGGGAGTTTAAAGCACCCCCAGACCACTCTCCTATTTTTGCACAACAGTTCTGagcttttccaaaatgaCACCCTCAGCGTGTTGCGAAACAAGACGAATATacagagtaaaaaaaaaatttcgcgGTTCAAAATACAGTCATCTGAGGAGAAGCAGAAGGATGGGGGGCTGCACTACGATTTAACCCCtgaaaatgtggaaaaggttttaaatttaattcGACCCAAGTTGCAAATTGATAACGGCGATGTCGAATTGGTAGACATAAAAAACAACGATTTGTATATTAAATTGTTGGGGAATTGTGTTACCTGTAGCTCCAACAGCGTTACAGTGTCGCAAGTTATCAAGAAGACactaaaaatgtacatacggaatgaaaaaaatgaagagccaAACGTGATTATAACCAATTTTGATGAAataaatgaggaaaatatatacggCTGCTTGAGTGATCTCAAACCGTACTTTGATTTTTTGA AGGTGAAGGTAGTAATAACAGACCTCATGAAGAACAAGGAAAACATCAACAACTCCGTATCGTTGGTCTTTAAAAAGGTTAACCCCGCCGGAAGCGACGACGCGGATGGAGAAGTAGACGGAGAAACAGATGGACAAGGCAGCCGAAATGCAGACCCCTACGCGGAGCCAGTTAAAATACCCTTCAGCGTGAAGAGCGAAATAACGGAACGGTTGAAGCAGAAGTTTCCCACGCTCGTCGTCAACTTTGAGAATTAG